Proteins from a genomic interval of bacterium:
- a CDS encoding DoxX family membrane protein, producing the protein MKSAKFIRWIIFSIRVFLGLIFFTAGMAKLTQHFPGFIGPVWLEEKLAPYGLGFYARFIAYCQVIVGWLLLTQRFATLGAIMLFPLLLNIFMVTVSLEWRGTPYINFFLLILNGILLAYDFDKLKFILTDDIAELKPIGIHRPSRKSDVFWVGGLLIILISISLVTLSLWAMYAGVGAGFMMLFCARMVQNKN; encoded by the coding sequence ATGAAATCAGCAAAATTTATTCGATGGATAATCTTTTCGATCCGTGTATTCCTCGGATTGATCTTCTTTACCGCCGGCATGGCCAAATTGACTCAACATTTTCCGGGATTCATCGGACCGGTTTGGTTGGAGGAAAAACTGGCGCCATATGGGCTTGGTTTTTATGCACGATTTATTGCTTATTGCCAGGTTATTGTGGGATGGCTTTTATTGACACAACGTTTCGCCACGCTTGGAGCCATTATGCTTTTCCCTCTTTTACTCAATATCTTTATGGTAACCGTTTCGCTCGAATGGCGCGGAACTCCTTATATTAATTTTTTCCTGCTGATCTTAAACGGAATTCTATTAGCGTACGATTTTGACAAACTAAAATTTATTTTAACTGACGATATAGCCGAGCTTAAACCGATCGGCATTCACAGACCAAGCCGCAAGTCTGACGTTTTTTGGGTCGGAGGATTGCTAATCATTTTGATCAGCATTTCTCTGGTAACTTTAAGCCTATGGGCCATGTATGCCGGCGTTGGAGCGGGTTTTATGATGCTTTTTTGTGCCAGGATGGTGCAAAATAAAAATTAA
- the glpD gene encoding glycerol-3-phosphate dehydrogenase: MTKKILIIGGGINGAGMARDAAMRGFDVTLFDKGDFGSGTSWTSSKLIHGGLRYLEHFEFGLVRESLREREILLRISPHNVHSLDLTIPVYKHSPHALMTLRAGLTAYDVLSYDKSLPNHVVLNSNELIQKFPFINHNDLLGGLSYSDCQCPFPEKLVLNNLQSSVRHGAKILNYHKVIEILKERGCVTGLRVRNLQTQQESVFKADMVINAAGPWVDEVLQLKSSNERLIGGTKGSHIVVKKFDPTMTSAVYVNARSDGRPFFILPWQDEYLLIGTTDIRFEGDLETLRPNIEEIEYLLAEFNELFPTVKLDRASIVFSFSGVRPLPYTREDAPSAITRKHFIVDHAQRDGIKGLVSLVGGKLTTYRQASEEMIDFVAEQLGQSSSCRTADELLPGGDLENIEFYRRLEFDRLPAQVKISERSFFHLINLYGSKYEKIIELCTTNPELCDTVCSHVPDIKAQLVYAAKNEWVVALNDVLLRRTSAGLGECVGLCNLDGTAELIGRMLNWNTAKINAEKAAYNNYVEEFLMDHQ; the protein is encoded by the coding sequence ATGACAAAAAAGATCCTGATCATCGGTGGCGGAATTAACGGAGCCGGCATGGCGCGTGATGCGGCGATGCGAGGGTTCGATGTTACTTTATTTGATAAAGGGGATTTTGGTTCCGGCACGAGTTGGACATCGAGTAAGCTGATTCACGGCGGATTAAGATATTTGGAACATTTTGAGTTTGGCCTTGTCCGTGAATCGCTTCGTGAGCGGGAGATACTCCTTCGCATCAGTCCGCATAATGTTCACTCCCTCGACCTGACAATTCCCGTGTATAAACATTCGCCGCATGCGTTGATGACATTACGCGCCGGATTAACAGCGTATGATGTATTATCCTACGACAAATCGCTGCCCAATCACGTTGTTTTAAATTCCAATGAATTAATTCAGAAATTTCCATTTATAAATCACAACGATCTGCTTGGCGGTTTGAGTTACAGTGATTGCCAATGTCCATTTCCGGAAAAATTGGTTTTGAATAATCTGCAGTCGTCCGTTCGGCATGGCGCAAAAATTTTAAATTATCATAAAGTCATAGAAATTCTTAAAGAGCGTGGCTGCGTGACCGGTTTGCGTGTGAGAAATTTACAGACACAGCAGGAATCTGTTTTTAAAGCCGATATGGTAATCAATGCTGCCGGTCCATGGGTCGATGAAGTTCTTCAATTAAAATCGTCTAACGAACGGCTGATCGGCGGCACTAAAGGCAGCCACATCGTAGTTAAAAAATTTGATCCAACTATGACATCAGCCGTTTATGTCAATGCCAGAAGTGACGGACGGCCGTTTTTTATTTTGCCGTGGCAGGATGAATATCTTCTGATCGGAACAACCGATATTCGTTTTGAAGGTGATCTGGAAACGCTGCGGCCGAATATTGAAGAAATCGAATATTTGTTGGCCGAATTTAATGAGCTCTTTCCTACAGTAAAATTAGATCGTGCGTCCATTGTGTTTTCTTTTTCAGGCGTTCGGCCGCTGCCGTATACGCGCGAAGACGCACCGTCGGCCATTACGAGAAAACATTTTATTGTCGATCATGCGCAACGCGATGGAATAAAGGGTTTAGTATCATTGGTCGGAGGAAAACTGACGACGTATCGCCAGGCTTCGGAAGAAATGATCGATTTTGTCGCGGAACAGTTGGGCCAATCCTCATCCTGCCGAACGGCCGACGAACTGCTTCCGGGCGGTGATTTGGAAAATATAGAATTTTATCGCCGATTGGAATTTGACCGGCTACCCGCTCAAGTAAAAATTTCAGAACGAAGTTTTTTTCATCTGATTAATCTCTACGGATCAAAGTATGAAAAAATAATCGAATTATGTACGACTAATCCTGAATTGTGCGATACGGTATGTTCGCATGTGCCCGACATCAAAGCGCAATTGGTTTATGCGGCTAAAAATGAATGGGTTGTTGCACTGAATGACGTTCTGCTCAGACGAACATCGGCAGGGCTTGGAGAGTGTGTAGGGCTTTGTAATTTGGATGGAACAGCAGAATTAATCGGGCGAATGCTGAATTGGAATACAGCAAAAATTAATGCAGAAAAAGCGGCTTATAACAATTATGTTGAAGAGTTTTTAATGGATCATCAATAA